The following proteins come from a genomic window of Salvia hispanica cultivar TCC Black 2014 chromosome 4, UniMelb_Shisp_WGS_1.0, whole genome shotgun sequence:
- the LOC125221710 gene encoding uncharacterized protein LOC125221710 — translation MGAKCRGAFFLLVVAAAASTFGVASANKEWSTVAGNWNHTGADFWWQRHPNGTQAASKRVIVGGDQNWRFGFNYTNWVINNTPFFLNDTLVFKYDPPNDTTFPHSVYLLPDFWSFQNCDLRRARKIGDVNAGGGDGFEFVLKRWQPYYFACGQHDGIHCKDGLMKFAVWPLIRWFY, via the exons ATGGGTGCGAAATGCAGAGGagcattttttcttttagttgtaGCTGCAGCAGCATCGACATTCGGCGTTGCTTCAGCAAACAAGGAGTGGAGCACCGTGGCCGGAAACTGGAACCACACGGGGGCCGATTTCTGGTGGCAGAGGCACCCAAATGGAACTCAGGCGGCGTCCAAGAGAGTGATCGTTGGTGGAGACCAAAACTGGCGTTTCGGGTTCAACTACACTAACTGGGTCATCAACAACACCCCCTTCTTCTTAAACGACACCTTAG TGTTCAAGTACGATCCACCAAACGACACGACATTCCCTCACAGTGTTTACCTGTTGCCTGATTTCTGGAGCTTCCAAAACTGTGACCTGAGAAGGGCGAGGAAGATCGGAGATGTGAACGCAGGCGGTGGGGATGGCTTCGAGTTCGTGCTCAAGAGGTGGCAGCCTTACTATTTTGCCTGCGGCCAACATGACGGCATCCACTGCAAAGATGGCCTCATGAAATTCGCTGTTTGGCCCTTGATCCGTTGGTTCT